The Chryseobacterium sp. JV274 sequence TTCAGCCGAAAGAAAATAATTTAAAACAACTGACGGTTTTTGTTCCGAAAGAGTATTCCGAAAAAGTAAGAGAAGCTATGTTCTCAGCGGGAGCAGGAAATATCGGTTTCTATGATGAATGCAGCTTTACGGTGAATGGTAACGGAACATTCAGGCCGGTAGAAGGAGCAAACCCTTTTTCAGGACAGAAGGGTGTTCGTGAAAATGCAGATGAAGATATGATCTCTGTAATTTTTGAAGGCTTTAAACAAGGTCAGATTGTGAGCGCTATGAAAGCCGCACATCCTTACGAAGAAGTGGCTCATCAGATCTACAGTCTGGATAATAAAAACCAACATGCCGGACTGGGAATGTATGGTGACCTGGAAGAAGAAATGGATGAAAAAGATTTCCTGGGGTTTGTAAAAGAAAAGTTTGGTCTTGAAGTGATAAAACATTCCTCTTTCAACAATAAAAAAATCAAAAGGGTAGGGGTTCTGGGTGGTTCCGGAGCAAGTGGAATAAGATCTGCTGCTTCCAGAAAATGTGATGCTTATCTTACCGGAGATCTTAAATATCACGACTATTTTTTAGCAGAGTCTAAAATGCTGATTTGCGATATTGGGCATTATGAGTCAGAACAATTTGTTGCTCAACAATTATTTGAAATTTTATCACAAAAATTTAGTACATTTGCAATTTCAAAATCTATTGAAAAAACAAACCCAGTAAATTATTTCATTTAAATATGGCAAAAACCAACGATATTTCAGTTGAAGAAAAATTAAGAGCTTTATACGATTTACAGATCATTGATTCAAGATTGGATGAAATCCGAAATACTAGAGGAGAATTGCCAATTGAAGTTGAAGATCTTGAAATCGAGATTGAAGGTCTTGAAAAAAGAGCTGAAAAATTTCATGCTGACATCAAAGATCAGGACGATCAGATCAAAACAAAGCATGAAGTTATTAACCATGCTAAAACTTTAATTGAGAAGTACAAATCTCAGCAGGATAATGTAAGAAACAACAAAGAGTTTGAAGCATTAGGAAAGGAAATGGAATTCCAGGATCTGGAAATTCAGCTTGCTGAAAAAAGAATTAAAGAATTTGGAGTTAAAATTGCTCACAAAAACGAAACTTTAAGTGAACTGAATACTAAGATCGACGATTTGAAAAACCACTTGAAATTCAAGAAAGAAGAATTAGAAGGTCTTATCTCTGAAACTCAGAAAGAAGAAGAATATCTTTTAGAGCAATCTAAAGAATTTGCAGGTAAAATCGATGAGAGACTATTGGCTTCTTACAACAGAATCAGAACAAATTCTATCAACGGTCTTGCTGTAGTAGGATTAGAAAGAGGAGCTCCAAAAGGATCTTTCTTTACAATCCCTCCTCAAAAGCAAATGGAAATTGCTCAGAGAAAGAAAATTATTATTGATGAACATTCAGGGAAAATCCTTGTTGATGACGAATTGGTAATGGAAGAAAACGAAAGAATGAAATCTGTAATTAAATTCTAATTATTGATTTTAAATCATACAAAAGCTGTTTCAGAAATGAAACAGCTTTTTTTATACATTCAACAGCTAATGCGTTTTTAAGATGGTGTAATTTTTACGGTGTCTTTGTCATTCCGTAGGAATCTAGACATGCAATGAGTCTCAATAAAGCTTAGATTCCACGCTTCACTCTGAATGACAACTCTAACTCTAATAAAAAGAATTCTAATGAGACAGTCAATAGGAATGGGCTTTAGCCCGTTTAATTAAAAAAATAGATCTTCCTATTGGCTTTAGCCAAAACATAAAAAAAACCGCTTCAAAATGAAGCGGTTGATATTATTTATTCCTGATGATCATACATCTTATTATATAAGGCTATAAACTTCTCTTTTACTGCTTTTCTTTTCAGCTTCAATGTCGGAGTAAGCAATCCGCTTTCAATGCTCCATACTTCAGGAGTAAGTTCAATCTTTTTGATTTTCTCCCAGTTTCCAAGATGTTCGTTGATTCCTTCGATTTCCTTTTCAATTCTTTGCTTCAGCTCAGCACTTTTTGCAATCTCTTCCGGGGTAGAACCAATATTCAGATTGTTTCTCATAGCCCAGCTTTTTGCAAATTCAAAATCAGGCTGTACCAAAGCACATGGCATTTTTTCACCATCACC is a genomic window containing:
- a CDS encoding zinc ribbon domain-containing protein; this encodes MAKTNDISVEEKLRALYDLQIIDSRLDEIRNTRGELPIEVEDLEIEIEGLEKRAEKFHADIKDQDDQIKTKHEVINHAKTLIEKYKSQQDNVRNNKEFEALGKEMEFQDLEIQLAEKRIKEFGVKIAHKNETLSELNTKIDDLKNHLKFKKEELEGLISETQKEEEYLLEQSKEFAGKIDERLLASYNRIRTNSINGLAVVGLERGAPKGSFFTIPPQKQMEIAQRKKIIIDEHSGKILVDDELVMEENERMKSVIKF
- a CDS encoding Nif3-like dinuclear metal center hexameric protein, encoding MKLKTVIAKIEEEISIRQAEDFDNVGLLCGVYDRDVSGILVCHDALENVVDEAVERNCNLIVCFHPIIFSGLKSLTGKNYVERAVLKAIENKVAIYAIHTAFDNDFFGVNYGICRQLGLKNMKILQPKENNLKQLTVFVPKEYSEKVREAMFSAGAGNIGFYDECSFTVNGNGTFRPVEGANPFSGQKGVRENADEDMISVIFEGFKQGQIVSAMKAAHPYEEVAHQIYSLDNKNQHAGLGMYGDLEEEMDEKDFLGFVKEKFGLEVIKHSSFNNKKIKRVGVLGGSGASGIRSAASRKCDAYLTGDLKYHDYFLAESKMLICDIGHYESEQFVAQQLFEILSQKFSTFAISKSIEKTNPVNYFI